Below is a genomic region from Ammonifex degensii KC4.
GACCAGCGGTGAAGATGAGAGCAGCTGCTTCTCCCAGTATGCGCCCGGAGGCCAGAATGATACCGGTCAGCAGCCCCGGTAAAGCGGTGGGCAGGACCACCTTATAGATGGTCTGCCATTTGGTGGCTCCTAGGCTCAGGCTGGCCTCCCTCAGATCCTGGGGCACGGTGCGCAAGGCCTCCTCTGTTATCCTCACCATCAGAGGAAGATTGATGATGGTGAGGGCCAGAGCGCCGGCCAGGAGAGAGTAGCCCAGGCCCAGCGCGGTGACGAAAAGCAAGAGGCCGAAAAGCCCCACCACGATGGAGGGCAGAGAGGCCAGGGTTTCGATGCTCAGCCGGATGGAGCGGGTAAGGGCATTTTCCTTAGCGTACTCCGAGAGGTATATCCCTGCCAGAACGCCTAGAGGAACTACTATAATAAGGGACAGGAAGAGCAGATAGAAGGAGTTGAAAATGTTGGGGCCTATTCCGCCGCCGGCTTTTATAGTCTCCGGCTCGCTGGTGAGGAACTTCCAGTCGATGACCTTAAAACCGTGAAACATGATGTAGCCTAGAAGAAAAGCCAGGACGGCTACTACCACTCCGGCGGCCAGCCAGAAGGCTAAAGTAGCTAGCCGATCTTTAAAATGGGCAGTCATTTAGCTACCCCCCACTTGCCCACATAGCGCACAAGGATGATGAAGAAGAACGAAGTTATGAGCAGGATAAGTCCCATGAACCACAGGGCATCGTTCCACAGGGAACCCTGCACTGTGTTCCCCAT
It encodes:
- the pstA gene encoding phosphate ABC transporter permease PstA, yielding MTAHFKDRLATLAFWLAAGVVVAVLAFLLGYIMFHGFKVIDWKFLTSEPETIKAGGGIGPNIFNSFYLLFLSLIIVVPLGVLAGIYLSEYAKENALTRSIRLSIETLASLPSIVVGLFGLLLFVTALGLGYSLLAGALALTIINLPLMVRITEEALRTVPQDLREASLSLGATKWQTIYKVVLPTALPGLLTGIILASGRILGEAAALIFTAGLTTPRLNFSQWDITSPTCPWNPLRPGETLAVHIWKVNSEAIIPDVRRVADGSSAVLVIIVLLFNFLARWLARRASFRLTGQ